From one Nothobranchius furzeri strain GRZ-AD chromosome 2, NfurGRZ-RIMD1, whole genome shotgun sequence genomic stretch:
- the LOC107374534 gene encoding disks large homolog 4 isoform X2 encodes MDCLCIVTTKKYRYQDDETPPADPSPGHMTHGRSAELSRTHLEGYTHPAALTMNGSEGELEYEEITLERGNSGLGFSIAGGTDNPHIGDDPSIFITKIIPGGAAAQDGRLRVNDSIVFVNDVDVREVTHSFSVEALKEAGPVVRLYILRRRPPSERITQIKLLKGPKGLGFSIAGGVGNQHVPGDNSIYVTKIIEGGAAHRDGRLQIGDRILAVNHMSLEDVLHEDAVTALKNTGDVVYLKVTTPTSQYIHQVDRYSPPDLTSSYMEPDYMCDYPQALPPPSPRRYSPIPRGMMGEDDYSREPRRVCIQRGITGLGFNIVGGEDGEGIFISFILAGGPADLSGELRKGDQILSVNGVDLRYATHEQAAAALKNAGQTVTIVAQYRPEEYSRFEAKIHDLREQMMNSSGSLRTTRTFYIRALFDHDKQWDCGVLSQALDFNFGEVLHVIDSSDDEWWQARRLNQQGELEELGYVPSKHRVERKEWSRMKSKGREGFIHSYELVTQIEVDYARPVIILGPTKDRVNDDLLSEYPDKFGSCVPHTTRPRRDYELDGRDYHFVSSREQMERDIQSHRFIEAGQYNNHLYGTSVQSVRQVAEQGKHCILDVSANAVRRLQAAQLHPIAIFIRPRSLENILDLNKRLSEDQARKALDRAIKLEQDFLECFTAIVHGDSFEEVYHHVKLVIEEQSGPYIWVPTRDRL; translated from the exons gGGAACTCCGGTCTGGGCTTCAGCATAGCAGGAGGAACTGATAACCCCCACATTGGAGACGACCCGTCCATCTTCATCACTAAGATCATCCCAGGAGGAGCTGCTGCCCAGGATGGACGCCTCAG GGTCAACGACAGCATCGTGTTTGTCAACGACGTCGACGTTCGGGAGGTCACTCACTCCTTTTCAGTGGAGGCGCTAAAGGAGGCGGGGCCTGTGGTCCGGCTGTACATCCTGAGGAGACGTCCCCCCAGTGAACGCATCACCCAGATCAAGCTGCTGAAGGGTCCTAAAG GTCTGGGCTTCAGTATAGCTGGAGGTGTGGGGAACCAACATGTTCCTGGAGACAACAGCATCTACGTCACAAAGATCATTGAAGGTGGGGCGGCGCACCGTGATGGACGTCTCCAGATCGGGGACAGGATCCTGGCG GTGAACCACATGTCTCTGGAGGACGTTCTGCATGAAGATGCTGTGACAGCGCTGAAGAACACTGGAGACGTGGTCTACCTAAAGGTGACCACGCCCACCTCACAGTACATCCACCAGGTGGACCGCTACAGTCCTCCTGACCTGACCAGCT CCTACATGGAGCCAGACTACATGTGTGATTACCCACAAGCCCTCCCTCCCCCGTCCCCCCGACGGTACTCCCCCATCCCCCGAGGCATGATGGGGGAGGACGACTACTCCAGGGAGCCCCGCAGGGTCTGCATCCAGAGGGGGATCACCGGTTTGGGCTTCAACATCGTGGGTGGAGAGGATGGAGAAGGGATCTTCATCTCCTTCATCCTGGCAGGAGGTCCAGCAGACCTGAGCGGGGAGCTCCGCAAAGGAGACCAGATCCTCAGT gtgaatgGTGTAGATCTCAGGTACGCCACTCATGAACAAGCTGCAGCAGCTCTGAAGAACGCTGGACAGACCGTCACCATCGTGGCCCAGTACAGACCCgaag AATACAGCCGGTTTGAAGCAAAGATCCACGACCTGAGGGAGCAGATGATGAACAGCTCTGGGAGTCTGAGGACCACCCGTACCTTCTACATCAG GGCTCTGTTTGACCACGATAAGCAGTGGGACTGTGGCGTCCTGTCCCAGGCTCTGGACTTTAACTTTGGGGAGGTGCTTCATGTGATCGACAGCTCTGATGATGAATGGTGGCAGGCCAGACGTCTGAACCAGCAGGGGGAGCTGGAGGAGCTGGGATACGTCCCGTCCAAACACAG AGTGGAGAGGAAGGAGTGGTCACGGATGAAGAGTAAAG GTAGAGAAGGTTTCATCCACAGCTATGAGCTCGTCACTCAGATCGAAG TGGACTACGCTCGACCCGTCATCATCCTGGGACCAACCAAAGATCGGGTCAATGATGACCTTCTGTCTGAGTATCCAGACAAGTTTGGCTCCTGCGTACCTC ATACAACCCGCCCTCGCAGGGACTATGAGCTGGATGGGCGGGACTACCACTTTGTGTCGTCACGGGAACAGATGGAGCGTGACATCCAATCACATCGCTTCATCGAGGCCGGGCAGTACAACAACCACTTGTATGGGACGTCGGTGCAGAGTGTCAGACAGGTGGCAGAACAG GGGAAACACTGCATCCTGGACGTGTCAGCCAACGCCGTGAGGAGGCTGCAGGCCGCTCAGCTCCATCCCATTGCCATCTTCATCCGACCGCGGTCCCTGGAGAACATCCT GGATCTGAACAAGCGTCTGTCAGAAGACCAGGCCAGGAAAGCTCTGGACCGAGCCATCAAACTGGAGCAGGACTTCCTGGAGTGTTTCACAG CCATCGTTCACGGTGACAGCTTTGAGGAGGTCTACCACCATGTGAAGCTGGTCATTGAGGAGCAGAGCGGACCCTACATCTGGGTTCCTACAAGAGACAGACTCTGA
- the LOC139066404 gene encoding E3 SUMO-protein ligase ZBED1-like — MAEQEEIRKKNRSDKTEEKPRTKSSRVWEHFTLDAMKRRVTCKICKNHLAWHGSTTSLSEHLRRKHVGADAEEEHRGQVSRHLEEPARKKQATMDNYMGNKTLTPQQCIPLTNSILNMLVKDMRPLSMVEGAGFQLMLKNYSGLIFCTV, encoded by the exons atggcggaacaagaagaaatacggaagaaaaatagaagcgacaaaactgaagagaaaccccggacaaaatcctcacgagtatgggagcacttcactctagatgccatgaaaagacgggtgacctgcaaaatatgcaaaaaccatctagcatggcacggaagcacgacgtccctaagtgaacatttgagacgaaagcatgtgggggctgatgcagaggaagagcaccgcggtcaagtgagccgtcatttggaagagccagcccg aaaaaaacaagcaacgatggacaactacatggggaacaagacactcaccccccagcaatgcataccacttacaaactctattctaaacatgctggtaaaagacatgaggccactatccatggtggaaggagcaggcttccagctaatgctaaaaaattattctggactgatattttgcactgtttag
- the LOC107374534 gene encoding disks large homolog 4 isoform X4 produces the protein MTHGRSAELSRTHLEGYTHPAALTMNGSEGELEYEEITLERGNSGLGFSIAGGTDNPHIGDDPSIFITKIIPGGAAAQDGRLRVNDSIVFVNDVDVREVTHSFSVEALKEAGPVVRLYILRRRPPSERITQIKLLKGPKGLGFSIAGGVGNQHVPGDNSIYVTKIIEGGAAHRDGRLQIGDRILAVNHMSLEDVLHEDAVTALKNTGDVVYLKVTTPTSQYIHQVDRYSPPDLTSSYMEPDYMCDYPQALPPPSPRRYSPIPRGMMGEDDYSREPRRVCIQRGITGLGFNIVGGEDGEGIFISFILAGGPADLSGELRKGDQILSVNGVDLRYATHEQAAAALKNAGQTVTIVAQYRPEEYSRFEAKIHDLREQMMNSSGSLRTTRTFYIRALFDHDKQWDCGVLSQALDFNFGEVLHVIDSSDDEWWQARRLNQQGELEELGYVPSKHRVERKEWSRMKSKGREGFIHSYELVTQIEVDYARPVIILGPTKDRVNDDLLSEYPDKFGSCVPHTTRPRRDYELDGRDYHFVSSREQMERDIQSHRFIEAGQYNNHLYGTSVQSVRQVAEQGKHCILDVSANAVRRLQAAQLHPIAIFIRPRSLENILDLNKRLSEDQARKALDRAIKLEQDFLECFTAIVHGDSFEEVYHHVKLVIEEQSGPYIWVPTRDRL, from the exons gGGAACTCCGGTCTGGGCTTCAGCATAGCAGGAGGAACTGATAACCCCCACATTGGAGACGACCCGTCCATCTTCATCACTAAGATCATCCCAGGAGGAGCTGCTGCCCAGGATGGACGCCTCAG GGTCAACGACAGCATCGTGTTTGTCAACGACGTCGACGTTCGGGAGGTCACTCACTCCTTTTCAGTGGAGGCGCTAAAGGAGGCGGGGCCTGTGGTCCGGCTGTACATCCTGAGGAGACGTCCCCCCAGTGAACGCATCACCCAGATCAAGCTGCTGAAGGGTCCTAAAG GTCTGGGCTTCAGTATAGCTGGAGGTGTGGGGAACCAACATGTTCCTGGAGACAACAGCATCTACGTCACAAAGATCATTGAAGGTGGGGCGGCGCACCGTGATGGACGTCTCCAGATCGGGGACAGGATCCTGGCG GTGAACCACATGTCTCTGGAGGACGTTCTGCATGAAGATGCTGTGACAGCGCTGAAGAACACTGGAGACGTGGTCTACCTAAAGGTGACCACGCCCACCTCACAGTACATCCACCAGGTGGACCGCTACAGTCCTCCTGACCTGACCAGCT CCTACATGGAGCCAGACTACATGTGTGATTACCCACAAGCCCTCCCTCCCCCGTCCCCCCGACGGTACTCCCCCATCCCCCGAGGCATGATGGGGGAGGACGACTACTCCAGGGAGCCCCGCAGGGTCTGCATCCAGAGGGGGATCACCGGTTTGGGCTTCAACATCGTGGGTGGAGAGGATGGAGAAGGGATCTTCATCTCCTTCATCCTGGCAGGAGGTCCAGCAGACCTGAGCGGGGAGCTCCGCAAAGGAGACCAGATCCTCAGT gtgaatgGTGTAGATCTCAGGTACGCCACTCATGAACAAGCTGCAGCAGCTCTGAAGAACGCTGGACAGACCGTCACCATCGTGGCCCAGTACAGACCCgaag AATACAGCCGGTTTGAAGCAAAGATCCACGACCTGAGGGAGCAGATGATGAACAGCTCTGGGAGTCTGAGGACCACCCGTACCTTCTACATCAG GGCTCTGTTTGACCACGATAAGCAGTGGGACTGTGGCGTCCTGTCCCAGGCTCTGGACTTTAACTTTGGGGAGGTGCTTCATGTGATCGACAGCTCTGATGATGAATGGTGGCAGGCCAGACGTCTGAACCAGCAGGGGGAGCTGGAGGAGCTGGGATACGTCCCGTCCAAACACAG AGTGGAGAGGAAGGAGTGGTCACGGATGAAGAGTAAAG GTAGAGAAGGTTTCATCCACAGCTATGAGCTCGTCACTCAGATCGAAG TGGACTACGCTCGACCCGTCATCATCCTGGGACCAACCAAAGATCGGGTCAATGATGACCTTCTGTCTGAGTATCCAGACAAGTTTGGCTCCTGCGTACCTC ATACAACCCGCCCTCGCAGGGACTATGAGCTGGATGGGCGGGACTACCACTTTGTGTCGTCACGGGAACAGATGGAGCGTGACATCCAATCACATCGCTTCATCGAGGCCGGGCAGTACAACAACCACTTGTATGGGACGTCGGTGCAGAGTGTCAGACAGGTGGCAGAACAG GGGAAACACTGCATCCTGGACGTGTCAGCCAACGCCGTGAGGAGGCTGCAGGCCGCTCAGCTCCATCCCATTGCCATCTTCATCCGACCGCGGTCCCTGGAGAACATCCT GGATCTGAACAAGCGTCTGTCAGAAGACCAGGCCAGGAAAGCTCTGGACCGAGCCATCAAACTGGAGCAGGACTTCCTGGAGTGTTTCACAG CCATCGTTCACGGTGACAGCTTTGAGGAGGTCTACCACCATGTGAAGCTGGTCATTGAGGAGCAGAGCGGACCCTACATCTGGGTTCCTACAAGAGACAGACTCTGA
- the LOC107374534 gene encoding disks large homolog 4 isoform X3: MFVSVWYAKKMGRRFINNVRRAKRHRQRMLMNGSEGELEYEEITLERGNSGLGFSIAGGTDNPHIGDDPSIFITKIIPGGAAAQDGRLRVNDSIVFVNDVDVREVTHSFSVEALKEAGPVVRLYILRRRPPSERITQIKLLKGPKGLGFSIAGGVGNQHVPGDNSIYVTKIIEGGAAHRDGRLQIGDRILAVNHMSLEDVLHEDAVTALKNTGDVVYLKVTTPTSQYIHQVDRYSPPDLTSSYMEPDYMCDYPQALPPPSPRRYSPIPRGMMGEDDYSREPRRVCIQRGITGLGFNIVGGEDGEGIFISFILAGGPADLSGELRKGDQILSVNGVDLRYATHEQAAAALKNAGQTVTIVAQYRPEEYSRFEAKIHDLREQMMNSSGSLRTTRTFYIRALFDHDKQWDCGVLSQALDFNFGEVLHVIDSSDDEWWQARRLNQQGELEELGYVPSKHRVERKEWSRMKSKGREGFIHSYELVTQIEVDYARPVIILGPTKDRVNDDLLSEYPDKFGSCVPHTTRPRRDYELDGRDYHFVSSREQMERDIQSHRFIEAGQYNNHLYGTSVQSVRQVAEQGKHCILDVSANAVRRLQAAQLHPIAIFIRPRSLENILDLNKRLSEDQARKALDRAIKLEQDFLECFTAIVHGDSFEEVYHHVKLVIEEQSGPYIWVPTRDRL; encoded by the exons gGGAACTCCGGTCTGGGCTTCAGCATAGCAGGAGGAACTGATAACCCCCACATTGGAGACGACCCGTCCATCTTCATCACTAAGATCATCCCAGGAGGAGCTGCTGCCCAGGATGGACGCCTCAG GGTCAACGACAGCATCGTGTTTGTCAACGACGTCGACGTTCGGGAGGTCACTCACTCCTTTTCAGTGGAGGCGCTAAAGGAGGCGGGGCCTGTGGTCCGGCTGTACATCCTGAGGAGACGTCCCCCCAGTGAACGCATCACCCAGATCAAGCTGCTGAAGGGTCCTAAAG GTCTGGGCTTCAGTATAGCTGGAGGTGTGGGGAACCAACATGTTCCTGGAGACAACAGCATCTACGTCACAAAGATCATTGAAGGTGGGGCGGCGCACCGTGATGGACGTCTCCAGATCGGGGACAGGATCCTGGCG GTGAACCACATGTCTCTGGAGGACGTTCTGCATGAAGATGCTGTGACAGCGCTGAAGAACACTGGAGACGTGGTCTACCTAAAGGTGACCACGCCCACCTCACAGTACATCCACCAGGTGGACCGCTACAGTCCTCCTGACCTGACCAGCT CCTACATGGAGCCAGACTACATGTGTGATTACCCACAAGCCCTCCCTCCCCCGTCCCCCCGACGGTACTCCCCCATCCCCCGAGGCATGATGGGGGAGGACGACTACTCCAGGGAGCCCCGCAGGGTCTGCATCCAGAGGGGGATCACCGGTTTGGGCTTCAACATCGTGGGTGGAGAGGATGGAGAAGGGATCTTCATCTCCTTCATCCTGGCAGGAGGTCCAGCAGACCTGAGCGGGGAGCTCCGCAAAGGAGACCAGATCCTCAGT gtgaatgGTGTAGATCTCAGGTACGCCACTCATGAACAAGCTGCAGCAGCTCTGAAGAACGCTGGACAGACCGTCACCATCGTGGCCCAGTACAGACCCgaag AATACAGCCGGTTTGAAGCAAAGATCCACGACCTGAGGGAGCAGATGATGAACAGCTCTGGGAGTCTGAGGACCACCCGTACCTTCTACATCAG GGCTCTGTTTGACCACGATAAGCAGTGGGACTGTGGCGTCCTGTCCCAGGCTCTGGACTTTAACTTTGGGGAGGTGCTTCATGTGATCGACAGCTCTGATGATGAATGGTGGCAGGCCAGACGTCTGAACCAGCAGGGGGAGCTGGAGGAGCTGGGATACGTCCCGTCCAAACACAG AGTGGAGAGGAAGGAGTGGTCACGGATGAAGAGTAAAG GTAGAGAAGGTTTCATCCACAGCTATGAGCTCGTCACTCAGATCGAAG TGGACTACGCTCGACCCGTCATCATCCTGGGACCAACCAAAGATCGGGTCAATGATGACCTTCTGTCTGAGTATCCAGACAAGTTTGGCTCCTGCGTACCTC ATACAACCCGCCCTCGCAGGGACTATGAGCTGGATGGGCGGGACTACCACTTTGTGTCGTCACGGGAACAGATGGAGCGTGACATCCAATCACATCGCTTCATCGAGGCCGGGCAGTACAACAACCACTTGTATGGGACGTCGGTGCAGAGTGTCAGACAGGTGGCAGAACAG GGGAAACACTGCATCCTGGACGTGTCAGCCAACGCCGTGAGGAGGCTGCAGGCCGCTCAGCTCCATCCCATTGCCATCTTCATCCGACCGCGGTCCCTGGAGAACATCCT GGATCTGAACAAGCGTCTGTCAGAAGACCAGGCCAGGAAAGCTCTGGACCGAGCCATCAAACTGGAGCAGGACTTCCTGGAGTGTTTCACAG CCATCGTTCACGGTGACAGCTTTGAGGAGGTCTACCACCATGTGAAGCTGGTCATTGAGGAGCAGAGCGGACCCTACATCTGGGTTCCTACAAGAGACAGACTCTGA